A part of Girardinichthys multiradiatus isolate DD_20200921_A chromosome 12, DD_fGirMul_XY1, whole genome shotgun sequence genomic DNA contains:
- the cdc14b gene encoding dual specificity protein phosphatase CDC14B isoform X2: MKRKSEKRRTESRKKRRASHSSSEAEPNSDIYIEITDQLYFAILQQKIKTTADRHCFCIDEELAYENFYADFGPLNLAMFYRFCCKLTKKLKSITLTRKKIIFYTCGDQKKQANAAYLIGSYGVMHLNMTPEEAHSLLVSRNSTYIPFRDASFGTCMYNLDILDCLRGVHKALQYGWLDFSNFDVEEYEHYERAENGDFNWIIPGKFLAFSGPHPKSKIENGYPLHAPEAYIPYFRKHNITTIVRLNKKMYDARRFTDSGFEHHDLFFVDGSTPNDIIVRKFLNICENAEGAIAVHCKAGLGRTGTLIACYMMKHYSLTAAEAIAWIRICRPGSIIGPQQTFVEEKQNGLWAQGDVFREKKLNERENGKMAVTRILSGVDDITINGSNKNRPSKKEEIDLYDDKDERNGLTQGDKLRALKSKRQARSSSGSLSQEENKINTRSSSQSLSTVIIQDSVQGCKTSVSSLALSDRSDSRKRTRTSLPANGVGGSSLSQTRLVRSLGNLHVVAGNSDPMCCEPRGSHRDTASVRANTGTLINLNAAQGHLQSLHTQS, translated from the exons ATGAAGCGCAAAAGCGAGAAGAGGCGAACCGAGTCGAGGAAAAAACGCCGTGCATCCCACAGCAGCTCAGAGGCGGAGCCAAACTCTGATATTTACATTGAGATAACAG ATCAGCTGTATTTTGCAATACTTCAGCAAAAGATCAAGACCACAGCTGACCGTCACTGTTTCTGCATAGATGAAGAGCTGGCATATGAGAA CTTCTATGCGGACTTTGGTCCCCTTAACCTGGCCATGTTTTATCGCTTCTGTTGCAAGCTGACAAAGAAGCTCAAG TCAATTACACTCACAAGGAAGAAGATCATTTTTTATACCTGTGGGGATCAGAAAAAACAAGCCAACGCTGCCTACCTAATAGGCTCATATGGA GTAATGCACCTGAATATGACACCAGAGGAAGCCCACAGTCTACTGGTATCAAGAAATTCAACTTATATTCCATTCAG GGACGCGTCCTTTGGAACCTGCATGTACAACCTGGACATTCTGGATTGCCTGCGTGGTGTTCACAAA GCTCTGCAGTACGGCTGGCTTGACTTCTCAAACTTTGATGTGGAAGAGTACGAGCACTACGAAAGGGCGGAGAACGGAGACTTTAACTGGATCATTCCTGGGAAGTTCCTCGCGTTCAGTGGGCCTCACCCAAAGAGCAAGATAGAAAATG GGTACCCTTTACATGCTCCTGAGGCCTACATCCCatacttcagaaaacacaacatCACTACAATTGTCAGGCTTAACAAAAAGATGTACGATGCCAGACGTTTCACAGACTCTGGCTTTGAGCATCACGACCTGTTCTTTGTGGACGGGAGCACGCCCAATGACATCATCGTTAGAAAGTTCCTCAACATCTGTGAGAACGCAGAGGGAGCTATTGCGGTCCACTGCAAGG CTGGCCTGGGAAGAACCGGTACGCTAATCGCCTGTTATATGATGAAGCATTACAGCCTGACTGCAGCAGAGGCCATAGCATGGATACGGATCTGCCGGCCAGGATCCATCATTGGACCACAGCAGACCTTTGTAGAAGA GAAGCAGAACGGCCTCTGGGCACAGGGAGATGTTTTCCGGGAGAAGAAACTGAATGAGCGGGAGAACGGGAAGATGGCTGTTACCAGGATCCTGTCTGGAGTTGATGACATTACGATCAATGGCAGCAACAAGAACAGGCCATCCAAGAAGGAAGAAATAGATCTG TACGATGACAAAGACGAGAGAAACGGCCTAACGCAGGGGGATAAACTACGAGCCCTGAAGAGCAAGAGGCAGGCCAGGTCGTCTTCAGGTTCTCTATC ACAAGAagagaacaaaataaacaccAGGTCATCTTCGCAGTCCCTCAG CACGGTGATTATACAGGACAGTGTTCAGGGCTGTAAGACCAGCGTCAGCTCCCTGGCTCTGTCTGACCGCTCGGACAGCAGGAAGAGGACCAGAACCTCTCTGCCGGCTAATGGAGTAGGAGGAAG CTCCCTGAGCCAAACCAGGCTGGTCAGGTCCCTAGGCAACCTGCATGTAGTGGCTGGCAACAGCGACCCAATGTGCTGTGAGCCACGCGGCAGCCATAGAGACACGGCCAGTGTCAGAGCCAACACAGGCACCCTCATCAACTTAAACGCAGCACAGGGACACCTGCAG
- the cdc14b gene encoding dual specificity protein phosphatase CDC14B isoform X1 — protein sequence MKRKSEKRRTESRKKRRASHSSSEAEPNSDIYIEITDQLYFAILQQKIKTTADRHCFCIDEELAYENFYADFGPLNLAMFYRFCCKLTKKLKSITLTRKKIIFYTCGDQKKQANAAYLIGSYGVMHLNMTPEEAHSLLVSRNSTYIPFRDASFGTCMYNLDILDCLRGVHKALQYGWLDFSNFDVEEYEHYERAENGDFNWIIPGKFLAFSGPHPKSKIENGYPLHAPEAYIPYFRKHNITTIVRLNKKMYDARRFTDSGFEHHDLFFVDGSTPNDIIVRKFLNICENAEGAIAVHCKAGLGRTGTLIACYMMKHYSLTAAEAIAWIRICRPGSIIGPQQTFVEEKQNGLWAQGDVFREKKLNERENGKMAVTRILSGVDDITINGSNKNRPSKKEEIDLYDDKDERNGLTQGDKLRALKSKRQARSSSGSLSQEENKINTRSSSQSLSTVIIQDSVQGCKTSVSSLALSDRSDSRKRTRTSLPANGVGGSSLSQTRLVRSLGNLHVVAGNSDPMCCEPRGSHRDTASVRANTGTLINLNAAQGHLQTRCVTRT from the exons ATGAAGCGCAAAAGCGAGAAGAGGCGAACCGAGTCGAGGAAAAAACGCCGTGCATCCCACAGCAGCTCAGAGGCGGAGCCAAACTCTGATATTTACATTGAGATAACAG ATCAGCTGTATTTTGCAATACTTCAGCAAAAGATCAAGACCACAGCTGACCGTCACTGTTTCTGCATAGATGAAGAGCTGGCATATGAGAA CTTCTATGCGGACTTTGGTCCCCTTAACCTGGCCATGTTTTATCGCTTCTGTTGCAAGCTGACAAAGAAGCTCAAG TCAATTACACTCACAAGGAAGAAGATCATTTTTTATACCTGTGGGGATCAGAAAAAACAAGCCAACGCTGCCTACCTAATAGGCTCATATGGA GTAATGCACCTGAATATGACACCAGAGGAAGCCCACAGTCTACTGGTATCAAGAAATTCAACTTATATTCCATTCAG GGACGCGTCCTTTGGAACCTGCATGTACAACCTGGACATTCTGGATTGCCTGCGTGGTGTTCACAAA GCTCTGCAGTACGGCTGGCTTGACTTCTCAAACTTTGATGTGGAAGAGTACGAGCACTACGAAAGGGCGGAGAACGGAGACTTTAACTGGATCATTCCTGGGAAGTTCCTCGCGTTCAGTGGGCCTCACCCAAAGAGCAAGATAGAAAATG GGTACCCTTTACATGCTCCTGAGGCCTACATCCCatacttcagaaaacacaacatCACTACAATTGTCAGGCTTAACAAAAAGATGTACGATGCCAGACGTTTCACAGACTCTGGCTTTGAGCATCACGACCTGTTCTTTGTGGACGGGAGCACGCCCAATGACATCATCGTTAGAAAGTTCCTCAACATCTGTGAGAACGCAGAGGGAGCTATTGCGGTCCACTGCAAGG CTGGCCTGGGAAGAACCGGTACGCTAATCGCCTGTTATATGATGAAGCATTACAGCCTGACTGCAGCAGAGGCCATAGCATGGATACGGATCTGCCGGCCAGGATCCATCATTGGACCACAGCAGACCTTTGTAGAAGA GAAGCAGAACGGCCTCTGGGCACAGGGAGATGTTTTCCGGGAGAAGAAACTGAATGAGCGGGAGAACGGGAAGATGGCTGTTACCAGGATCCTGTCTGGAGTTGATGACATTACGATCAATGGCAGCAACAAGAACAGGCCATCCAAGAAGGAAGAAATAGATCTG TACGATGACAAAGACGAGAGAAACGGCCTAACGCAGGGGGATAAACTACGAGCCCTGAAGAGCAAGAGGCAGGCCAGGTCGTCTTCAGGTTCTCTATC ACAAGAagagaacaaaataaacaccAGGTCATCTTCGCAGTCCCTCAG CACGGTGATTATACAGGACAGTGTTCAGGGCTGTAAGACCAGCGTCAGCTCCCTGGCTCTGTCTGACCGCTCGGACAGCAGGAAGAGGACCAGAACCTCTCTGCCGGCTAATGGAGTAGGAGGAAG CTCCCTGAGCCAAACCAGGCTGGTCAGGTCCCTAGGCAACCTGCATGTAGTGGCTGGCAACAGCGACCCAATGTGCTGTGAGCCACGCGGCAGCCATAGAGACACGGCCAGTGTCAGAGCCAACACAGGCACCCTCATCAACTTAAACGCAGCACAGGGACACCTGCAG
- the cdc14b gene encoding dual specificity protein phosphatase CDC14B isoform X3: protein MFGSVRKMTSDDVSSRCVEFIKDQLYFAILQQKIKTTADRHCFCIDEELAYENFYADFGPLNLAMFYRFCCKLTKKLKSITLTRKKIIFYTCGDQKKQANAAYLIGSYGVMHLNMTPEEAHSLLVSRNSTYIPFRDASFGTCMYNLDILDCLRGVHKALQYGWLDFSNFDVEEYEHYERAENGDFNWIIPGKFLAFSGPHPKSKIENGYPLHAPEAYIPYFRKHNITTIVRLNKKMYDARRFTDSGFEHHDLFFVDGSTPNDIIVRKFLNICENAEGAIAVHCKAGLGRTGTLIACYMMKHYSLTAAEAIAWIRICRPGSIIGPQQTFVEEKQNGLWAQGDVFREKKLNERENGKMAVTRILSGVDDITINGSNKNRPSKKEEIDLYDDKDERNGLTQGDKLRALKSKRQARSSSGSLSQEENKINTRSSSQSLSTVIIQDSVQGCKTSVSSLALSDRSDSRKRTRTSLPANGVGGSSLSQTRLVRSLGNLHVVAGNSDPMCCEPRGSHRDTASVRANTGTLINLNAAQGHLQTRCVTRT, encoded by the exons ATGTTCGGATCTGTTCGCAAGATGACTTCAGACGACGTTTCCTCCAGATGCGTCGAATTTATTAAAG ATCAGCTGTATTTTGCAATACTTCAGCAAAAGATCAAGACCACAGCTGACCGTCACTGTTTCTGCATAGATGAAGAGCTGGCATATGAGAA CTTCTATGCGGACTTTGGTCCCCTTAACCTGGCCATGTTTTATCGCTTCTGTTGCAAGCTGACAAAGAAGCTCAAG TCAATTACACTCACAAGGAAGAAGATCATTTTTTATACCTGTGGGGATCAGAAAAAACAAGCCAACGCTGCCTACCTAATAGGCTCATATGGA GTAATGCACCTGAATATGACACCAGAGGAAGCCCACAGTCTACTGGTATCAAGAAATTCAACTTATATTCCATTCAG GGACGCGTCCTTTGGAACCTGCATGTACAACCTGGACATTCTGGATTGCCTGCGTGGTGTTCACAAA GCTCTGCAGTACGGCTGGCTTGACTTCTCAAACTTTGATGTGGAAGAGTACGAGCACTACGAAAGGGCGGAGAACGGAGACTTTAACTGGATCATTCCTGGGAAGTTCCTCGCGTTCAGTGGGCCTCACCCAAAGAGCAAGATAGAAAATG GGTACCCTTTACATGCTCCTGAGGCCTACATCCCatacttcagaaaacacaacatCACTACAATTGTCAGGCTTAACAAAAAGATGTACGATGCCAGACGTTTCACAGACTCTGGCTTTGAGCATCACGACCTGTTCTTTGTGGACGGGAGCACGCCCAATGACATCATCGTTAGAAAGTTCCTCAACATCTGTGAGAACGCAGAGGGAGCTATTGCGGTCCACTGCAAGG CTGGCCTGGGAAGAACCGGTACGCTAATCGCCTGTTATATGATGAAGCATTACAGCCTGACTGCAGCAGAGGCCATAGCATGGATACGGATCTGCCGGCCAGGATCCATCATTGGACCACAGCAGACCTTTGTAGAAGA GAAGCAGAACGGCCTCTGGGCACAGGGAGATGTTTTCCGGGAGAAGAAACTGAATGAGCGGGAGAACGGGAAGATGGCTGTTACCAGGATCCTGTCTGGAGTTGATGACATTACGATCAATGGCAGCAACAAGAACAGGCCATCCAAGAAGGAAGAAATAGATCTG TACGATGACAAAGACGAGAGAAACGGCCTAACGCAGGGGGATAAACTACGAGCCCTGAAGAGCAAGAGGCAGGCCAGGTCGTCTTCAGGTTCTCTATC ACAAGAagagaacaaaataaacaccAGGTCATCTTCGCAGTCCCTCAG CACGGTGATTATACAGGACAGTGTTCAGGGCTGTAAGACCAGCGTCAGCTCCCTGGCTCTGTCTGACCGCTCGGACAGCAGGAAGAGGACCAGAACCTCTCTGCCGGCTAATGGAGTAGGAGGAAG CTCCCTGAGCCAAACCAGGCTGGTCAGGTCCCTAGGCAACCTGCATGTAGTGGCTGGCAACAGCGACCCAATGTGCTGTGAGCCACGCGGCAGCCATAGAGACACGGCCAGTGTCAGAGCCAACACAGGCACCCTCATCAACTTAAACGCAGCACAGGGACACCTGCAG
- the cdc14b gene encoding dual specificity protein phosphatase CDC14B isoform X4: MKRKSEKRRTESRKKRRASHSSSEAEPNSDIYIEITDQLYFAILQQKIKTTADRHCFCIDEELAYENFYADFGPLNLAMFYRFCCKLTKKLKSITLTRKKIIFYTCGDQKKQANAAYLIGSYGVMHLNMTPEEAHSLLVSRNSTYIPFRDASFGTCMYNLDILDCLRGVHKALQYGWLDFSNFDVEEYEHYERAENGDFNWIIPGKFLAFSGPHPKSKIENGYPLHAPEAYIPYFRKHNITTIVRLNKKMYDARRFTDSGFEHHDLFFVDGSTPNDIIVRKFLNICENAEGAIAVHCKAGLGRTGTLIACYMMKHYSLTAAEAIAWIRICRPGSIIGPQQTFVEEKQNGLWAQGDVFREKKLNERENGKMAVTRILSGVDDITINGSNKNRPSKKEEIDLYDDKDERNGLTQGDKLRALKSKRQARSSSGSLSQEENKINTRSSSQSLSTVIIQDSVQGCKTSVSSLALSDRSDSRKRTRTSLPANGVGGRPAVSRGRKAHSSLQSIRFSRLCHSIPKARAPLLR, encoded by the exons ATGAAGCGCAAAAGCGAGAAGAGGCGAACCGAGTCGAGGAAAAAACGCCGTGCATCCCACAGCAGCTCAGAGGCGGAGCCAAACTCTGATATTTACATTGAGATAACAG ATCAGCTGTATTTTGCAATACTTCAGCAAAAGATCAAGACCACAGCTGACCGTCACTGTTTCTGCATAGATGAAGAGCTGGCATATGAGAA CTTCTATGCGGACTTTGGTCCCCTTAACCTGGCCATGTTTTATCGCTTCTGTTGCAAGCTGACAAAGAAGCTCAAG TCAATTACACTCACAAGGAAGAAGATCATTTTTTATACCTGTGGGGATCAGAAAAAACAAGCCAACGCTGCCTACCTAATAGGCTCATATGGA GTAATGCACCTGAATATGACACCAGAGGAAGCCCACAGTCTACTGGTATCAAGAAATTCAACTTATATTCCATTCAG GGACGCGTCCTTTGGAACCTGCATGTACAACCTGGACATTCTGGATTGCCTGCGTGGTGTTCACAAA GCTCTGCAGTACGGCTGGCTTGACTTCTCAAACTTTGATGTGGAAGAGTACGAGCACTACGAAAGGGCGGAGAACGGAGACTTTAACTGGATCATTCCTGGGAAGTTCCTCGCGTTCAGTGGGCCTCACCCAAAGAGCAAGATAGAAAATG GGTACCCTTTACATGCTCCTGAGGCCTACATCCCatacttcagaaaacacaacatCACTACAATTGTCAGGCTTAACAAAAAGATGTACGATGCCAGACGTTTCACAGACTCTGGCTTTGAGCATCACGACCTGTTCTTTGTGGACGGGAGCACGCCCAATGACATCATCGTTAGAAAGTTCCTCAACATCTGTGAGAACGCAGAGGGAGCTATTGCGGTCCACTGCAAGG CTGGCCTGGGAAGAACCGGTACGCTAATCGCCTGTTATATGATGAAGCATTACAGCCTGACTGCAGCAGAGGCCATAGCATGGATACGGATCTGCCGGCCAGGATCCATCATTGGACCACAGCAGACCTTTGTAGAAGA GAAGCAGAACGGCCTCTGGGCACAGGGAGATGTTTTCCGGGAGAAGAAACTGAATGAGCGGGAGAACGGGAAGATGGCTGTTACCAGGATCCTGTCTGGAGTTGATGACATTACGATCAATGGCAGCAACAAGAACAGGCCATCCAAGAAGGAAGAAATAGATCTG TACGATGACAAAGACGAGAGAAACGGCCTAACGCAGGGGGATAAACTACGAGCCCTGAAGAGCAAGAGGCAGGCCAGGTCGTCTTCAGGTTCTCTATC ACAAGAagagaacaaaataaacaccAGGTCATCTTCGCAGTCCCTCAG CACGGTGATTATACAGGACAGTGTTCAGGGCTGTAAGACCAGCGTCAGCTCCCTGGCTCTGTCTGACCGCTCGGACAGCAGGAAGAGGACCAGAACCTCTCTGCCGGCTAATGGAGTAGGAGGAAG
- the cdc14b gene encoding dual specificity protein phosphatase CDC14B isoform X5 — protein MKRKSEKRRTESRKKRRASHSSSEAEPNSDIYIEITDQLYFAILQQKIKTTADRHCFCIDEELAYENFYADFGPLNLAMFYRFCCKLTKKLKSITLTRKKIIFYTCGDQKKQANAAYLIGSYGVMHLNMTPEEAHSLLVSRNSTYIPFRDASFGTCMYNLDILDCLRGVHKALQYGWLDFSNFDVEEYEHYERAENGDFNWIIPGKFLAFSGPHPKSKIENGYPLHAPEAYIPYFRKHNITTIVRLNKKMYDARRFTDSGFEHHDLFFVDGSTPNDIIVRKFLNICENAEGAIAVHCKAGLGRTGTLIACYMMKHYSLTAAEAIAWIRICRPGSIIGPQQTFVEEKQNGLWAQGDVFREKKLNERENGKMAVTRILSGVDDITINGSNKNRPSKKEEIDLYDDKDERNGLTQGDKLRALKSKRQARSSSGSLSWLVAMLLSLCSLAVWWIVYGFPSSILHFCIDGLGFL, from the exons ATGAAGCGCAAAAGCGAGAAGAGGCGAACCGAGTCGAGGAAAAAACGCCGTGCATCCCACAGCAGCTCAGAGGCGGAGCCAAACTCTGATATTTACATTGAGATAACAG ATCAGCTGTATTTTGCAATACTTCAGCAAAAGATCAAGACCACAGCTGACCGTCACTGTTTCTGCATAGATGAAGAGCTGGCATATGAGAA CTTCTATGCGGACTTTGGTCCCCTTAACCTGGCCATGTTTTATCGCTTCTGTTGCAAGCTGACAAAGAAGCTCAAG TCAATTACACTCACAAGGAAGAAGATCATTTTTTATACCTGTGGGGATCAGAAAAAACAAGCCAACGCTGCCTACCTAATAGGCTCATATGGA GTAATGCACCTGAATATGACACCAGAGGAAGCCCACAGTCTACTGGTATCAAGAAATTCAACTTATATTCCATTCAG GGACGCGTCCTTTGGAACCTGCATGTACAACCTGGACATTCTGGATTGCCTGCGTGGTGTTCACAAA GCTCTGCAGTACGGCTGGCTTGACTTCTCAAACTTTGATGTGGAAGAGTACGAGCACTACGAAAGGGCGGAGAACGGAGACTTTAACTGGATCATTCCTGGGAAGTTCCTCGCGTTCAGTGGGCCTCACCCAAAGAGCAAGATAGAAAATG GGTACCCTTTACATGCTCCTGAGGCCTACATCCCatacttcagaaaacacaacatCACTACAATTGTCAGGCTTAACAAAAAGATGTACGATGCCAGACGTTTCACAGACTCTGGCTTTGAGCATCACGACCTGTTCTTTGTGGACGGGAGCACGCCCAATGACATCATCGTTAGAAAGTTCCTCAACATCTGTGAGAACGCAGAGGGAGCTATTGCGGTCCACTGCAAGG CTGGCCTGGGAAGAACCGGTACGCTAATCGCCTGTTATATGATGAAGCATTACAGCCTGACTGCAGCAGAGGCCATAGCATGGATACGGATCTGCCGGCCAGGATCCATCATTGGACCACAGCAGACCTTTGTAGAAGA GAAGCAGAACGGCCTCTGGGCACAGGGAGATGTTTTCCGGGAGAAGAAACTGAATGAGCGGGAGAACGGGAAGATGGCTGTTACCAGGATCCTGTCTGGAGTTGATGACATTACGATCAATGGCAGCAACAAGAACAGGCCATCCAAGAAGGAAGAAATAGATCTG TACGATGACAAAGACGAGAGAAACGGCCTAACGCAGGGGGATAAACTACGAGCCCTGAAGAGCAAGAGGCAGGCCAGGTCGTCTTCAGGTTCTCTATC atgGCTGGTAGCCATGCTGCTCTCCCTGTGTAGCCTTGCCGTGTGGTGGATTGTGTATGGCTTCCCTTCTTCCATCCTGCATTTCTGTATAGACGGGTTAGGATTTCTCTGA
- the cdc14b gene encoding dual specificity protein phosphatase CDC14B isoform X6, translating to MKRKSEKRRTESRKKRRASHSSSEAEPNSDIYIEITDQLYFAILQQKIKTTADRHCFCIDEELAYENFYADFGPLNLAMFYRFCCKLTKKLKSITLTRKKIIFYTCGDQKKQANAAYLIGSYGVMHLNMTPEEAHSLLVSRNSTYIPFRDASFGTCMYNLDILDCLRGVHKALQYGWLDFSNFDVEEYEHYERAENGDFNWIIPGKFLAFSGPHPKSKIENGYPLHAPEAYIPYFRKHNITTIVRLNKKMYDARRFTDSGFEHHDLFFVDGSTPNDIIVRKFLNICENAEGAIAVHCKAGLGRTGTLIACYMMKHYSLTAAEAIAWIRICRPGSIIGPQQTFVEEKQNGLWAQGDVFREKKLNERENGKMAVTRILSGVDDITINGSNKNRPSKKEEIDLYDDKDERNGLTQGDKLRALKSKRQARSSSGSLSQVVVFCCSLMGTAWPMCCLPFKR from the exons ATGAAGCGCAAAAGCGAGAAGAGGCGAACCGAGTCGAGGAAAAAACGCCGTGCATCCCACAGCAGCTCAGAGGCGGAGCCAAACTCTGATATTTACATTGAGATAACAG ATCAGCTGTATTTTGCAATACTTCAGCAAAAGATCAAGACCACAGCTGACCGTCACTGTTTCTGCATAGATGAAGAGCTGGCATATGAGAA CTTCTATGCGGACTTTGGTCCCCTTAACCTGGCCATGTTTTATCGCTTCTGTTGCAAGCTGACAAAGAAGCTCAAG TCAATTACACTCACAAGGAAGAAGATCATTTTTTATACCTGTGGGGATCAGAAAAAACAAGCCAACGCTGCCTACCTAATAGGCTCATATGGA GTAATGCACCTGAATATGACACCAGAGGAAGCCCACAGTCTACTGGTATCAAGAAATTCAACTTATATTCCATTCAG GGACGCGTCCTTTGGAACCTGCATGTACAACCTGGACATTCTGGATTGCCTGCGTGGTGTTCACAAA GCTCTGCAGTACGGCTGGCTTGACTTCTCAAACTTTGATGTGGAAGAGTACGAGCACTACGAAAGGGCGGAGAACGGAGACTTTAACTGGATCATTCCTGGGAAGTTCCTCGCGTTCAGTGGGCCTCACCCAAAGAGCAAGATAGAAAATG GGTACCCTTTACATGCTCCTGAGGCCTACATCCCatacttcagaaaacacaacatCACTACAATTGTCAGGCTTAACAAAAAGATGTACGATGCCAGACGTTTCACAGACTCTGGCTTTGAGCATCACGACCTGTTCTTTGTGGACGGGAGCACGCCCAATGACATCATCGTTAGAAAGTTCCTCAACATCTGTGAGAACGCAGAGGGAGCTATTGCGGTCCACTGCAAGG CTGGCCTGGGAAGAACCGGTACGCTAATCGCCTGTTATATGATGAAGCATTACAGCCTGACTGCAGCAGAGGCCATAGCATGGATACGGATCTGCCGGCCAGGATCCATCATTGGACCACAGCAGACCTTTGTAGAAGA GAAGCAGAACGGCCTCTGGGCACAGGGAGATGTTTTCCGGGAGAAGAAACTGAATGAGCGGGAGAACGGGAAGATGGCTGTTACCAGGATCCTGTCTGGAGTTGATGACATTACGATCAATGGCAGCAACAAGAACAGGCCATCCAAGAAGGAAGAAATAGATCTG TACGATGACAAAGACGAGAGAAACGGCCTAACGCAGGGGGATAAACTACGAGCCCTGAAGAGCAAGAGGCAGGCCAGGTCGTCTTCAGGTTCTCTATC GCAGGTGGTAGTGTTCTGCTGCAGCCTCATGGGCACGGCGTGGCCAATGTGTTGCCTGCCGTTCAAAAGGTAG
- the prxl2c gene encoding peroxiredoxin-like 2C isoform X1 produces MAEMVSPITRQVSKEKWEAGTTFLDINLQDVEDCLIYDRRGVSSPFKSLYQHSKTVIIFVRNFLCYSCKDYVDDLSKVPRGALEEAGIRLVVIGQSAPQHIEPFCMLTGYSYEMYVDPQRSIYLKLGMKREETFTDSALPSPHVKSGLFMGQIKSIWRAMTSPTFDFQGDLHQQGGAIIVGPGSQVHFCHFDMNRLDHMPITWLLQLAGVQHTLDFSDKPKIIHV; encoded by the exons ATGGCTGAAATGGTTTCGCCGATTACTCGACAGGTTTCTAAGGAAAAATGGGAAGCTGGAACAACATTCCTCGATATAAACCTCCAAGATGTCGAGGACTGTTTGATTTACGACCGCCGTGGAGTCTCTTCCCCTTTCAAGAGCTTATATCAACACAGCAAAACGGTCATAATTTTCGtccgg AATTTCTTGTGCTACAGCTGCAAGGATTATGTTGATGATTTGAGCAAAGTGCCCAGAGGAGCGCTGGAG GAGGCTGGAATTAGACTGGTTGTTATAGGTCAGTCTGCTCCTCAACATATAGAG CCTTTCTGCATGCTGACTGGGTATTCTTACGAAATGTATGTAGACCCACAAAGATCCATTTACCTAAAGCTGGGAATGAAGAGAGAAGAGACATTCACAGACTCTG CGCTGCCCAGTCCCCATGTGAAGTCTGGTTTATTTATGGGCCAGATAAAGAGCATATGGAGGGCCATGACCAGCCCGACCTTTGACTTTCAGGGTGATTTGCATCAGCAAGGTGGAGCCATCATTGTAGGACCAG GCTCTCAAgttcatttttgtcattttgacaTGAACCGCCTGGATCACATGCCCATCACCTGGCTCCTTCAACTAGCTGGAGTCCAACACACCCTGGACTTCAGTGATAAACCAAAAATTATCCATGTGTAG
- the prxl2c gene encoding peroxiredoxin-like 2C isoform X2, with the protein MAEMVSPITRQVSKEKWEAGTTFLDINLQDVEDCLIYDRRGVSSPFKSLYQHSKTVIIFVRNFLCYSCKDYVDDLSKVPRGALEEAGIRLVVIGQSAPQHIEWEETDTAVKPPGHGRTPKTESNNHKTNQEAHSNIESGQIECIIPSLIWLLYKICQKKTFSVCHKTCRGHCKYVEGGTLR; encoded by the exons ATGGCTGAAATGGTTTCGCCGATTACTCGACAGGTTTCTAAGGAAAAATGGGAAGCTGGAACAACATTCCTCGATATAAACCTCCAAGATGTCGAGGACTGTTTGATTTACGACCGCCGTGGAGTCTCTTCCCCTTTCAAGAGCTTATATCAACACAGCAAAACGGTCATAATTTTCGtccgg AATTTCTTGTGCTACAGCTGCAAGGATTATGTTGATGATTTGAGCAAAGTGCCCAGAGGAGCGCTGGAG GAGGCTGGAATTAGACTGGTTGTTATAGGTCAGTCTGCTCCTCAACATATAGAG TGGGAAGAGACTGACACAGCCGTAAAGCCACCAGGACATGGCCGTACACCTAAAACTGAGAGCAATAATCACAAGACCAACCAAGAGGCCCACAGCAACatagaatctggtcaaatagaATGTATTATTCCTTCACTAATCTGGCTTTTATACAAGATCTGccaaaaaaaaacgttttcagtttgccacaagacaTGTAGGGGACACTGTAAATATGTGGAAGGAGGTACACTCAGATAa